One genomic region from Melioribacteraceae bacterium encodes:
- a CDS encoding bifunctional UDP-2,4-diacetamido-2,4,6-trideoxy-beta-L-altropyranose hydrolase/GNAT family N-acetyltransferase yields the protein MKVSIITEGFVNTGHGHITRCLSIYQAFTEHNIFPTIYVNGDRHAQSLLLNCRYEIIDWLTHPARIVAEVNNSDLIIIDSYLAGKEYYSNLTKLAGHSLFIDDNLRIEYPEGTILNGTINAESFPYKKNGNEFLLGAKYIPIRKEFWNVPARKVNKEIESVLITFGGQDIRNLTPGILKDLIDNYPAVKKNVVIGSGFKNRERIEKLGNDSVVFHYSPDANRMLDLMLSSDLTITAAGQTLYELAVTGTPSIAVAVAENQMNNIREWKKKGFLLDIILHSDHFHLRKIHDQLKKLESITLRKKLSRIGRGSVDGQGSRRAVKYMLERACGTDGFYFRKAVESDSEMVFNLSNDPDVRQNSINVEQICWEDHRNWFADKIVADNYRFFLLFDRNDEFIGQIRFELSDDQAVTSISISGNYRGKGLSKKIIKQGCARVFAEKKSLKNIIAFIRPENNVSINSFTSSGFILAGDEMIRGHIFLKYILERSK from the coding sequence ATGAAAGTATCAATTATTACCGAAGGATTCGTGAATACCGGTCACGGTCATATAACACGATGCCTTTCTATCTATCAGGCATTTACAGAGCACAATATTTTCCCCACAATTTATGTTAACGGCGACAGGCACGCTCAATCACTTCTTTTAAATTGCCGGTACGAAATAATAGACTGGCTTACTCATCCCGCCAGAATCGTTGCCGAAGTAAACAACAGTGATTTAATAATCATAGACTCTTATCTCGCCGGAAAGGAGTATTACAGTAACCTAACAAAACTAGCGGGTCATTCGCTTTTTATTGACGACAATTTGAGAATCGAGTACCCCGAAGGTACAATTCTTAACGGTACTATTAATGCAGAATCATTTCCTTATAAGAAAAACGGGAATGAGTTTCTTCTCGGTGCAAAATATATTCCGATAAGAAAAGAATTCTGGAATGTACCTGCGCGCAAAGTTAATAAAGAGATTGAATCTGTCCTCATTACTTTCGGAGGCCAGGATATCAGAAACCTGACTCCCGGAATTCTTAAGGATCTTATTGATAATTATCCTGCTGTAAAAAAAAATGTGGTAATAGGCAGCGGATTTAAAAATAGAGAAAGAATTGAAAAGCTTGGAAATGATTCAGTTGTATTTCATTATTCGCCCGATGCGAACCGGATGCTTGATTTAATGCTCTCATCCGATCTGACAATTACTGCGGCCGGTCAGACACTCTACGAGCTCGCCGTTACGGGAACACCTTCTATAGCTGTTGCCGTAGCCGAAAACCAGATGAATAATATCCGTGAATGGAAAAAGAAAGGATTTTTACTCGATATAATTCTTCACAGCGATCATTTTCACCTTCGTAAAATTCATGACCAGCTGAAGAAACTCGAGAGTATTACTTTAAGAAAAAAATTGAGCCGGATCGGCAGAGGAAGTGTTGACGGACAGGGCTCCAGACGTGCGGTAAAATACATGTTAGAAAGAGCATGCGGCACAGATGGATTCTATTTTAGAAAAGCCGTTGAATCAGACTCTGAAATGGTATTCAATCTATCTAACGATCCTGATGTAAGACAGAATTCAATAAACGTGGAACAGATTTGCTGGGAGGACCACCGGAACTGGTTTGCAGATAAAATAGTTGCGGATAATTACAGGTTCTTCCTTCTTTTTGACAGGAACGATGAGTTTATCGGCCAGATTCGTTTTGAATTATCCGATGATCAGGCAGTAACAAGCATTAGTATCTCCGGAAACTACCGTGGAAAAGGACTCTCTAAAAAAATAATTAAGCAGGGCTGTGCCAGAGTCTTCGCAGAGAAAAAATCACTGAAGAATATTATTGCATTTATTCGTCCCGAGAATAATGTTTCGATCAATAGTTTTACTTCTTCCGGATTTATACTGGCTGGGGATGAGATGATCAGGGGTCACATTTTTCTAAAATACATTTTAGAAAGGTCGAAGTGA
- the pseC gene encoding UDP-4-amino-4,6-dideoxy-N-acetyl-beta-L-altrosamine transaminase, producing the protein MKKRLADNKSQILKTYYYGKQTIDSRDIKNVVDVLPSQFITQGPVSKQFEKALCDYFGSAYSSVVANGTAGLHMIALGLGWKKGDIIITSPITFLASANCAIFVGATVDFADINEKTYTLDPVKLEARLKYYAERNIKVRAVVAVDFAGHPCDWESLLKLKKKFGFELVNDFCHAPGAEYKKDLHYAVKYADAANLSFHPVKHITTGEGGAILTNNEALDKRIKILRTHGMTKDETTLEKNDGPWYYEMHEVGFNYRITDFQCALGISQLKKLSRFLKKRREIAEYYDNFFRGDKRFIIPQTARYAKHAYHLYPLQIKFDKLKVDKNIYYERLKQLGVVFQVHYIPVHLQPYYRKNFGFKKGDYPVAEKFYEREISLPLYPELNKNDLKKITRAVVKALEIK; encoded by the coding sequence ATGAAGAAAAGACTGGCTGATAATAAATCACAAATCCTAAAAACATACTATTACGGTAAACAGACTATTGATTCAAGGGATATAAAAAACGTAGTAGATGTTTTACCTTCTCAATTCATTACTCAGGGACCTGTTTCCAAACAATTCGAAAAAGCCTTGTGTGATTATTTTGGTTCTGCATATTCTTCTGTTGTTGCTAATGGCACAGCCGGCCTGCATATGATTGCATTAGGACTCGGTTGGAAAAAAGGTGATATCATAATCACTTCTCCAATTACATTCCTTGCCAGCGCAAACTGCGCTATATTTGTAGGCGCTACGGTCGATTTTGCTGACATAAACGAAAAGACATATACACTCGATCCGGTTAAACTTGAAGCCCGGTTAAAATATTATGCTGAACGGAATATAAAAGTGAGAGCCGTTGTGGCTGTTGACTTTGCCGGCCATCCGTGCGACTGGGAATCCCTTCTCAAATTAAAAAAGAAATTCGGATTTGAACTGGTTAATGATTTCTGCCACGCTCCCGGAGCAGAATATAAAAAAGATCTTCATTACGCCGTTAAGTATGCCGACGCAGCAAATTTAAGCTTTCACCCTGTTAAACATATTACTACGGGCGAAGGAGGCGCAATTCTGACTAATAATGAAGCTCTCGATAAAAGGATTAAGATACTCCGGACACACGGAATGACGAAAGATGAAACAACACTGGAAAAGAACGACGGGCCCTGGTATTACGAAATGCACGAGGTTGGATTTAATTACCGCATAACAGATTTTCAGTGTGCACTTGGAATAAGTCAACTGAAAAAACTTAGCAGATTTCTCAAGAAGCGCAGAGAAATTGCCGAGTACTACGATAATTTTTTTAGGGGCGATAAAAGATTTATTATTCCTCAAACGGCCCGTTACGCAAAGCATGCTTATCATCTCTATCCGCTTCAAATTAAATTTGACAAACTGAAAGTTGACAAGAATATTTACTACGAGCGATTGAAACAACTGGGCGTGGTTTTCCAGGTCCATTATATTCCGGTCCACCTTCAGCCTTATTACAGGAAGAATTTCGGCTTTAAGAAAGGTGATTATCCCGTCGCCGAAAAATTTTACGAAAGAGAGATTTCTCTTCCCCTTTACCCGGAATTAAACAAGAACGACCTTAAGAAGATAACCAGAGCGGTAGTAAAAGCTCTCGAGATCAAATGA
- the pseB gene encoding UDP-N-acetylglucosamine 4,6-dehydratase (inverting) — protein MNGKTILITGGTGSFGKKFVETVLKKFNPKKIIIYSRDELKQYEMQNDPRFRKEGVLMRYFIGDVRDEKRLIRATEGVDIVIHAAALKQVPAAEYNPFEAVKTNIIGGQNVINACFESGVKKVIALSTDKAAAPINLYGATKLTSDKLFIAANNYRGTHDIKFSVVRYGNVMGSRGSVVPFFLEKKKSGVLPVTDQRMTRFNITLQEGVDFVLVCLEKMWGGELFVPKIPSFKVTDLAAAIDSKCKMEIVGIRPGEKIHEEMITEADALNTIEFENYFVILPSVQLGDNDALKLWDTEKFRMDSNGTQGKFCDFGFKYNSGTNPWFLSINELKELIRNNVTGS, from the coding sequence ATGAACGGAAAGACAATTTTAATAACCGGAGGAACCGGTTCGTTCGGTAAAAAGTTTGTTGAAACGGTTCTTAAAAAATTCAATCCGAAAAAAATAATTATCTACAGCCGTGATGAACTGAAACAGTATGAGATGCAGAATGATCCACGGTTCCGTAAAGAAGGAGTCTTAATGCGCTACTTCATCGGCGATGTTAGAGACGAAAAAAGATTGATCCGCGCAACTGAAGGAGTTGACATTGTTATTCACGCTGCCGCGCTCAAGCAGGTTCCCGCTGCGGAATACAATCCGTTCGAAGCTGTTAAGACTAATATTATAGGCGGACAGAATGTTATTAATGCGTGTTTCGAATCAGGTGTAAAAAAAGTAATTGCTCTAAGTACTGATAAGGCTGCAGCACCTATTAATCTCTACGGCGCTACAAAACTTACTTCCGACAAATTGTTCATAGCCGCGAACAATTACAGGGGGACACACGATATCAAATTCTCGGTTGTCCGGTACGGAAATGTTATGGGGAGCCGTGGCTCGGTGGTTCCTTTCTTTCTGGAAAAGAAAAAGAGCGGAGTCCTTCCAGTTACAGACCAGCGGATGACCCGATTTAATATAACTCTTCAGGAAGGTGTTGATTTCGTTCTAGTATGTCTGGAAAAGATGTGGGGAGGCGAACTCTTCGTACCCAAAATTCCGTCATTCAAAGTTACAGATCTTGCCGCAGCAATTGATTCGAAATGCAAAATGGAAATAGTTGGAATCCGTCCGGGCGAGAAAATTCATGAAGAGATGATAACTGAAGCGGACGCTCTTAACACAATCGAGTTCGAAAATTATTTTGTTATTCTCCCTTCGGTTCAGCTTGGCGACAACGACGCTCTGAAATTATGGGATACCGAGAAATTCAGAATGGACAGCAATGGAACACAGGGCAAATTTTGTGATTTCGGATTTAAATACAACAGCGGTACAAATCCATGGTTTTTATCCATAAATGAATTGAAAGAATTGATCAGAAATAATGTGACAGGTTCTTAA
- a CDS encoding AbgT family transporter, with the protein MSTTKFASRIFNKSLDYIEIIGNKLPHPATLFGILALIVVAVSWLGDLLVWQAAHPADGSIIKVKSLLDGDGLRWIYTNVTHNFVNFPPLGYVLAVMIGIGVAEGSGLFTSMIRSLVLNAPSKLITGTIVFAGIISHLASEAGYVILIPLGALIFHALGRHPMAGLAAAFCGVSGGFGANFLIGSVDPILAGLSQSAAQIIDPNITINAAVNFYFMFASAFLIVVAGTWITEKIVEPRLKKYEGNAEKIAIEEMTPVEKKGLRWAGISLLAVIALLAFTIIPENGLFRNPETGEVLHSPFFDGIITGILVFFLIPGLVYGIVVKSIRNDKDMMKHIIKSMGTMATYIVLVFFAAQFVYFFRYSNLGLIFAIEGAEFLKNIGLTGIPLIVMFVLLAAFINMFMGSASAKWAIMAPVFIPMFMLLGYHPALTQAAFRIGDSVTNLITPMMSYFALIVAFAQKYDEKYGIGTIISTMIPYTILFTIFWTLLLVVWMWLGLPTGPDGPLFLN; encoded by the coding sequence TTGAGTACAACAAAATTCGCATCCCGCATTTTCAACAAATCACTTGATTACATTGAAATCATTGGAAACAAACTTCCCCACCCGGCAACACTTTTTGGTATTCTTGCATTAATAGTAGTGGCCGTTTCATGGCTTGGAGATCTGCTGGTTTGGCAGGCAGCACATCCGGCGGACGGATCTATTATCAAAGTCAAAAGCCTGCTGGATGGAGACGGGCTTCGCTGGATTTACACTAATGTGACGCATAACTTCGTAAATTTCCCTCCGCTTGGATATGTACTTGCAGTGATGATCGGAATCGGTGTTGCTGAGGGCTCCGGATTATTTACATCAATGATCCGCTCGCTCGTTCTCAACGCACCAAGTAAACTTATAACCGGCACTATTGTGTTTGCAGGAATAATTTCACATCTGGCTTCGGAAGCCGGATATGTGATATTAATTCCATTGGGCGCGCTTATATTTCACGCACTCGGCAGACATCCAATGGCAGGACTGGCTGCCGCTTTCTGCGGTGTCAGCGGCGGATTCGGCGCAAATTTTTTGATTGGTTCTGTTGATCCGATTCTTGCCGGCCTATCGCAATCGGCGGCTCAGATAATTGATCCTAACATCACAATTAATGCGGCAGTTAATTTTTATTTCATGTTCGCCTCCGCTTTCCTGATTGTCGTTGCGGGAACCTGGATTACTGAAAAGATAGTTGAACCCCGATTAAAAAAATACGAGGGAAATGCTGAAAAGATTGCAATTGAGGAAATGACGCCGGTTGAAAAAAAGGGATTGCGATGGGCCGGAATCAGTCTGCTGGCTGTAATTGCATTACTTGCATTTACGATTATTCCGGAGAACGGGCTTTTCAGAAATCCAGAAACAGGCGAAGTACTTCATTCACCCTTCTTTGACGGTATTATTACAGGAATACTCGTTTTCTTCCTGATACCCGGACTTGTATACGGAATTGTTGTTAAATCGATACGTAATGATAAGGACATGATGAAACATATTATTAAGTCGATGGGTACTATGGCTACATACATCGTTCTTGTTTTCTTTGCGGCACAGTTCGTCTATTTTTTCCGTTACAGTAACCTGGGACTAATATTCGCGATTGAGGGGGCGGAATTTCTTAAGAATATCGGTTTAACTGGAATCCCATTGATAGTAATGTTTGTTCTCCTTGCAGCATTCATAAATATGTTCATGGGAAGCGCATCGGCTAAATGGGCAATTATGGCGCCTGTTTTTATACCGATGTTTATGCTGCTCGGATATCATCCGGCATTAACACAGGCAGCTTTCAGGATTGGCGATTCCGTTACAAATCTTATTACACCGATGATGAGCTACTTTGCTCTAATAGTAGCCTTCGCACAAAAATATGACGAGAAGTACGGTATCGGTACAATAATTTCCACAATGATTCCCTACACAATCCTCTTCACTATTTTCTGGACATTACTTCTCGTAGTCTGGATGTGGCTCGGGCTCCCGACCGGTCCCGACGGCCCCCTTTTTCTGAATTAA
- a CDS encoding glycosyltransferase → MTGTPKISVIICTRNREKFLPGALNALVKQSLIQSDYEIIIIDNNSTDNTEIISSNFIESHPELNVRYFLEKEPGLSSARNRGIRESASDLIAFIDDDAEVSYNYLETALDFFNSYPDIDALGGKITPVYESGIEPAWLSKYMWGLVTKADFGSKIIEYPDAKFPYGCNMAFRKKVLYEAGQFNTELLFRSEDKYIFAQMKKMGKKFLYHPEFSVKHHIDNNRITHDSIMSISRAVGAGERDRLKNEGLLANVLKVVEYILKLCAAVVIALGFFIKFEFKKGEYLLKNRWLTLAGFFKR, encoded by the coding sequence ATGACAGGAACGCCCAAAATATCGGTTATAATATGTACCCGTAACCGGGAGAAATTTCTGCCGGGTGCTCTGAACGCTCTCGTAAAACAGTCGCTCATTCAATCTGATTACGAAATCATTATAATCGACAATAATTCAACCGACAACACCGAAATCATAAGCAGTAATTTCATTGAATCGCACCCTGAGCTTAATGTCAGGTACTTTCTTGAAAAGGAACCGGGATTATCATCTGCACGGAACCGTGGAATCAGGGAATCAGCCTCTGATCTGATTGCGTTTATCGACGATGATGCCGAAGTATCTTATAATTATTTAGAAACTGCCCTGGACTTTTTTAATTCCTACCCTGATATAGATGCACTCGGCGGGAAAATCACACCGGTTTACGAATCCGGAATAGAACCGGCCTGGCTCTCAAAGTATATGTGGGGACTTGTAACTAAAGCGGATTTCGGAAGCAAAATCATCGAATACCCCGATGCAAAATTTCCTTACGGATGCAATATGGCGTTCAGAAAAAAAGTCCTGTATGAAGCAGGCCAGTTTAATACCGAACTCCTTTTCCGGAGTGAGGACAAATATATCTTTGCCCAAATGAAAAAAATGGGGAAAAAGTTTTTATATCATCCTGAATTTTCGGTCAAACATCATATTGATAACAACCGGATTACTCATGATTCTATAATGAGTATTTCGCGGGCTGTAGGCGCCGGCGAACGGGACCGGCTGAAAAATGAAGGATTATTGGCAAATGTTTTAAAAGTTGTCGAATATATATTAAAATTGTGCGCAGCAGTTGTAATTGCTCTCGGCTTTTTTATTAAGTTTGAATTCAAAAAAGGCGAATACCTTCTCAAGAACAGATGGTTAACGTTAGCCGGCTTCTTTAAAAGGTAA
- a CDS encoding oligosaccharide flippase family protein, with translation MKEKVLSTFKHSAIYSIGNIALKGMGIITLPIYLNYLTKAEVGIFGLLDITINIITEVLILGQANSLILLENKSDYREKKGSVFFSITSLILLVNLFFIFAAELFGFSLLNLSGSTRDLAAYLPFIIYISFIRVLNNLFLNKLRAEEKSKFYTFLTLLKIISFVGLVFYTVVYLQLSVYGIFYSYLISEVIVLVAILPGMIMRMKPVFEFGALKEALKFGLPLIFSTIGIMILNLSDRYLINFYLNLEEVGTYDIAYRIAGIVNMFLILPFNQAMLPSAFKEQNNPSGQRYLSKLMTYMCFLTVWGGLAISIFSEEIILILGNENYAAANQYVPLIVFAYVLSAMRNVASNGLLFSEKTYIVALITIFAGLLNILLNIIFLPIYGTIAAAYTTLVSFAIFYIVTYIFADRNYKIRYENFKIFRLILIAVLFFSAQEMIITGSSFLTVLLKLLFVASFPVTLLTVRFYEQVELDTIKVSIKSLKSPSKIFRELLNR, from the coding sequence ATGAAGGAAAAAGTACTAAGCACCTTTAAACACTCTGCAATTTACAGCATCGGTAATATTGCTCTTAAGGGAATGGGGATAATTACACTTCCTATTTACCTTAACTACCTTACAAAGGCGGAAGTCGGAATTTTCGGACTTCTAGATATCACAATAAATATAATTACCGAGGTACTGATTCTTGGTCAGGCTAATTCGCTAATACTGCTTGAGAACAAATCAGATTACCGCGAGAAAAAAGGTTCCGTTTTCTTTTCAATTACTTCTCTTATTTTGCTTGTAAATTTATTTTTTATTTTCGCAGCGGAGCTTTTCGGATTTTCATTATTAAATCTCTCCGGTTCAACACGCGACCTGGCTGCATATCTCCCCTTCATTATTTATATAAGTTTCATCCGCGTCCTCAACAATTTATTCCTTAATAAACTGAGGGCTGAAGAGAAATCGAAATTTTATACGTTTCTTACGCTGTTGAAGATAATTTCATTTGTCGGACTGGTTTTTTATACGGTTGTGTACCTGCAATTATCTGTCTATGGAATTTTTTATTCATACCTTATTAGCGAAGTGATTGTTCTTGTTGCAATTCTTCCCGGTATGATAATGAGAATGAAACCGGTTTTCGAATTTGGGGCATTGAAGGAGGCTTTAAAGTTCGGACTTCCCCTCATTTTCAGTACCATAGGAATAATGATATTGAATTTGAGCGACCGTTACCTTATTAACTTCTATCTGAACCTGGAAGAGGTAGGGACATATGACATCGCGTACCGGATTGCGGGGATTGTAAATATGTTTTTAATTCTTCCATTCAATCAGGCAATGCTTCCTTCGGCATTTAAGGAACAGAACAATCCTTCCGGTCAAAGGTACCTGAGTAAATTGATGACGTATATGTGCTTTTTAACCGTATGGGGCGGACTCGCTATTTCGATATTCAGTGAAGAGATAATTTTAATACTCGGCAACGAAAACTATGCCGCTGCAAATCAATACGTACCGTTGATTGTATTTGCATATGTTTTAAGCGCGATGAGAAATGTAGCTTCCAACGGTTTGCTCTTTTCTGAAAAGACCTACATTGTTGCTCTGATAACAATTTTTGCGGGCCTTTTAAATATTCTGCTTAATATAATCTTTCTGCCTATATACGGAACAATCGCCGCCGCATATACCACTCTTGTTTCGTTCGCAATATTCTATATTGTCACTTATATCTTTGCCGACAGAAATTATAAGATCCGTTACGAAAACTTTAAGATCTTCCGATTGATTCTAATTGCCGTACTTTTCTTTTCAGCTCAGGAAATGATAATAACCGGAAGTTCTTTTTTAACGGTTCTATTAAAACTCTTATTTGTTGCTTCCTTCCCGGTAACGCTATTAACGGTAAGATTTTACGAACAGGTAGAACTCGATACTATTAAGGTCAGCATTAAATCCTTAAAGAGTCCTTCCAAGATTTTCAGAGAGCTTCTTAACAGATGA
- a CDS encoding YfhO family protein, with the protein MTKQQKKSETKKSTEIGFSFSRIIPEKYQTPFFLILLLLLIVLFFAPVIFSSKTIASGDFLQGKSLREYATKERDGFSLWNPHIFCGMPAVVTAVSPRWFDLTSATYSIISLGFYSITNDYSITYIVSFIILAFSTFFLMREFGLSRGVSFLTAAAVTFSTGISVLYFIGHITKLKSLAVFPFIIMMLFRFQRKIKPVDILFFIIGIHLLALGAHVQIVFYFLLTILIYFIFYFIRSFLTKDKPLQKQLFKTLGVSFIAGIVALMMSFDTYSQLYEYKPYSTRGTKSVTELQNPGAPAQANSYEYNTSWSFSPGEVMTFIIPSFYGFGKSTYNGPLSGNQDAEVNTYFGQMPFVDAAMYMGVIVFALAIFAMIARRKVPVVQFLGGVVILYILISFGKNFPVIYDFMYYYFPFFDNFRVPSMILHVVQIIIPVLAGFGVMKLINLREEKNEKIQKGLRVTAITFAVIFIITLLFSSSFSSWFTSRVSEYASSLGNNQQSQMFLALQKYMSDMFTGDLQIAFGLLALSFGLMIAFVSSKINKELLITGITILILFDLFRISNRGAAYEDISNIDQLFREPDYISVIKQQNEKEPYRIMNMKQDGTIGSIGQNSNFNVYFLMEDFYGYSAAKPRSYQDLMDVIGPTNYTLWKMLGVKYLVTDRPFPFEFFTTVYTSPDSTTFVHLNDNSLSRIYFVDSVGQKAPMDLLNSIKENRFDPEKIAYVENQDFKIDKPGPDAFSKITEYKDEYLSADVNASGNNFLFFGTTYMPGWKAYIDGSEVKIYKANHGFQGIVVPEGKHKVEFIYQPAGFALGKYLSLILNILVIGGVIILVLINKKKEG; encoded by the coding sequence ATGACAAAGCAACAGAAAAAATCGGAAACGAAGAAGAGTACGGAGATCGGTTTTTCATTCAGCAGGATTATTCCGGAAAAATACCAGACACCCTTCTTTCTAATTCTTCTACTTCTGCTTATCGTACTTTTCTTTGCTCCGGTAATTTTTAGCAGCAAGACAATTGCTTCGGGGGATTTTTTACAGGGCAAGAGTCTTCGTGAGTATGCTACAAAAGAGAGGGACGGATTTTCATTATGGAATCCGCATATTTTCTGCGGAATGCCTGCAGTTGTTACGGCCGTCTCGCCAAGGTGGTTTGATCTTACATCTGCTACTTATTCAATAATTTCGCTCGGTTTCTACTCCATTACGAACGACTACAGCATTACATACATAGTAAGTTTCATCATACTTGCTTTTTCAACTTTCTTCCTGATGCGGGAATTCGGATTGAGCCGCGGTGTCAGTTTTCTCACTGCTGCGGCAGTAACATTCAGCACCGGTATAAGCGTTCTTTATTTCATCGGACATATTACGAAATTAAAAAGCCTCGCTGTTTTCCCATTTATAATTATGATGCTTTTCCGGTTCCAGAGAAAGATCAAACCGGTTGATATACTTTTCTTTATAATCGGTATTCACCTCCTCGCACTCGGAGCGCATGTTCAGATTGTATTTTATTTCCTGCTTACGATACTGATCTATTTTATTTTCTATTTCATCAGGTCATTTTTAACTAAAGACAAACCTCTTCAAAAACAGCTTTTTAAAACCCTTGGAGTTTCTTTCATTGCGGGAATTGTTGCTTTAATGATGTCGTTCGATACTTATTCGCAGCTATACGAATACAAACCTTACTCTACAAGAGGAACAAAAAGCGTAACCGAATTGCAGAATCCCGGCGCTCCTGCTCAGGCAAATTCGTATGAGTACAATACCAGCTGGTCGTTTTCGCCAGGTGAGGTAATGACATTTATTATCCCATCGTTTTATGGATTCGGAAAGTCTACATACAACGGTCCTCTATCCGGGAATCAGGATGCTGAAGTAAATACATATTTCGGACAAATGCCTTTTGTAGATGCGGCAATGTATATGGGTGTAATTGTATTTGCACTTGCAATATTTGCTATGATAGCAAGAAGGAAGGTGCCGGTAGTGCAATTCCTTGGAGGTGTTGTAATATTATATATACTCATTTCTTTCGGTAAGAACTTCCCGGTTATTTATGATTTCATGTATTACTACTTCCCTTTCTTCGATAATTTCCGTGTTCCATCAATGATTCTTCATGTTGTTCAGATAATAATTCCTGTCCTGGCGGGATTCGGTGTAATGAAACTGATAAATCTGAGAGAGGAGAAGAACGAGAAAATTCAGAAGGGATTAAGAGTAACTGCAATAACATTTGCCGTGATTTTCATTATCACGTTATTATTCAGCAGCAGCTTCTCGTCCTGGTTTACATCACGGGTATCGGAATATGCATCTTCGCTCGGGAACAATCAGCAGTCGCAGATGTTTCTCGCACTTCAGAAATATATGTCCGATATGTTTACAGGTGATCTTCAAATTGCATTCGGACTTCTGGCATTATCATTCGGATTGATGATTGCGTTTGTTTCATCGAAGATAAATAAAGAACTTCTTATAACCGGTATAACGATATTAATCCTTTTCGATCTATTCAGGATAAGTAATCGTGGTGCCGCCTATGAGGATATTTCCAATATCGATCAGCTATTCAGGGAACCCGATTATATCTCTGTTATCAAGCAGCAGAACGAAAAAGAACCGTACCGAATAATGAACATGAAACAGGATGGTACGATAGGAAGCATAGGACAAAATTCCAATTTCAATGTTTATTTCCTGATGGAGGATTTTTACGGTTACTCGGCTGCCAAACCAAGAAGTTATCAGGACTTAATGGACGTAATCGGTCCTACTAATTATACGCTCTGGAAAATGCTCGGCGTAAAATACCTTGTTACCGACAGGCCATTCCCTTTCGAGTTTTTTACTACTGTTTACACATCGCCGGATTCGACAACATTCGTTCACCTGAACGACAATTCTTTATCCAGGATTTATTTTGTTGATAGTGTCGGCCAGAAGGCACCGATGGATCTTCTCAACTCAATAAAAGAGAACCGGTTTGACCCCGAGAAAATAGCTTATGTGGAAAATCAGGATTTTAAAATTGATAAACCGGGTCCGGACGCTTTTTCAAAAATAACCGAATATAAGGATGAATATTTGTCGGCGGATGTTAACGCATCAGGAAACAACTTCCTTTTCTTCGGGACAACTTATATGCCCGGCTGGAAAGCTTATATCGACGGATCAGAGGTCAAAATTTATAAAGCTAATCATGGATTTCAGGGAATTGTTGTTCCGGAAGGAAAACACAAAGTAGAATTTATTTATCAGCCGGCAGGATTTGCTCTCGGAAAATATCTTTCGTTAATTCTGAATATCCTGGTAATTGGCGGAGTAATTATTCTTGTTCTTATCAATAAGAAAAAAGAAGGATGA